A region from the Mycoplasmopsis bovigenitalium genome encodes:
- the rplS gene encoding 50S ribosomal protein L19, protein MRNRLIELVEQSQLRKDHPDFRVGDNVKVYVRIREGEKERIQIFEGLVISRTESGTRENFTVRKISFGIGVERTFPLHSPFIAQIEVVRSNKVRRAKLNYIRERSGKSARLKEIKRNK, encoded by the coding sequence ATGAGAAATAGATTAATTGAATTAGTAGAACAAAGTCAGCTACGTAAAGATCACCCAGATTTTAGAGTAGGTGACAACGTTAAAGTTTATGTTCGTATCCGTGAAGGTGAAAAAGAACGTATTCAAATTTTTGAAGGTTTAGTAATTTCAAGAACTGAATCAGGTACAAGAGAAAACTTTACAGTTAGAAAAATTTCATTTGGTATTGGGGTTGAAAGAACATTCCCATTACACTCACCATTTATAGCTCAAATTGAGGTTGTTCGTTCAAATAAAGTACGTCGTGCTAAACTAAACTACATTCGTGAAAGAAGTGGTAAATCAGCAAGACTTAAAGAAATCAAACGTAATAAATAA
- a CDS encoding variable surface lipoprotein codes for MKKNKLLNMVIISAPLLSMPFVAAACQNNQSSPKTKQGGESQPEVGSNDKKTTETDDKKGQKTGTGTESSKIDKKTRDDQGKKDSMQSDAPDKQKEIAMKLEEERLKKENDPENNLQLKIAQELAEREKYKKQHADRNKKIKEAMENLKKQEEAEKARIEEQKKKDEEAQNNLKAEEDKIKDLVLKKSKQNSAK; via the coding sequence ATGAAAAAGAATAAATTACTAAATATGGTTATTATTAGTGCCCCACTTTTATCTATGCCTTTTGTTGCTGCTGCTTGCCAAAATAATCAATCAAGCCCTAAAACTAAGCAAGGCGGCGAATCGCAACCTGAGGTAGGTTCAAACGACAAAAAAACTACTGAAACTGATGACAAAAAAGGTCAAAAAACAGGAACTGGTACAGAAAGTTCAAAAATTGATAAAAAAACTAGGGATGACCAAGGCAAAAAAGATTCAATGCAAAGTGATGCTCCTGACAAACAAAAAGAAATAGCAATGAAACTTGAAGAAGAGAGACTTAAAAAGGAAAATGATCCTGAAAATAACCTACAATTAAAGATTGCTCAAGAATTGGCCGAAAGAGAAAAATACAAAAAGCAACATGCTGATAGAAATAAAAAAATAAAAGAGGCTATGGAGAATCTTAAAAAACAAGAAGAAGCAGAAAAAGCTAGAATTGAAGAGCAAAAGAAAAAAGATGAAGAAGCACAAAATAATTTAAAAGCTGAAGAAGACAAAATAAAAGATTTGGTTTTAAAAAAATCAAAACAAAATAGTGCTAAATAA
- the rpsP gene encoding 30S ribosomal protein S16 yields MVKIRLKRTGSKFNAQYKIVAADSRAPRDGRFIEALGQYNPHTKEFFVKEELVQKWVDNGAQLTQVVFDLFRKHGLNEKLQKNSKHAK; encoded by the coding sequence ATGGTAAAAATCAGACTAAAAAGAACTGGTTCTAAATTTAATGCTCAATATAAAATAGTTGCTGCTGATTCACGTGCTCCACGTGACGGTAGATTTATTGAGGCTTTAGGACAATACAACCCACACACAAAAGAATTCTTTGTTAAAGAAGAACTTGTACAAAAATGAGTAGACAATGGTGCTCAACTAACTCAAGTTGTTTTCGACTTATTCAGAAAACACGGTTTAAATGAAAAACTTCAAAAAAATTCAAAACACGCTAAATAA
- the trmD gene encoding tRNA (guanosine(37)-N1)-methyltransferase TrmD, which produces MKINFLTLFPNYFKPLTDESIIAKAIEKNLININIIDFRKFSKNKHNKVDDEIYGGGHGLLLQVEPIDLALDSLENRGGYKVLVTPQGRKFDQKIANELSTKSQITFIAGRYEGFDERVVELVDDEISIGDYVLTGGELPAMVMADSIIRLVPGVIRQESHQFDSFQDAGLLDYPQYTRPREYKGMKVPEVLLNGNHADIEKWKKDEQYKKTLKNRPDIIERINNEK; this is translated from the coding sequence ATGAAAATTAATTTTTTAACTCTTTTTCCAAATTATTTCAAACCGCTAACTGATGAATCGATTATTGCCAAAGCAATTGAAAAAAACCTAATCAACATTAATATTATTGATTTTAGGAAATTTAGTAAAAATAAACACAACAAAGTCGATGATGAAATTTATGGTGGTGGTCATGGATTGCTTTTACAAGTTGAGCCAATTGATTTAGCACTAGATTCGTTAGAAAATAGAGGTGGTTATAAGGTTTTAGTAACACCACAAGGACGCAAGTTTGATCAAAAAATTGCGAATGAATTATCAACAAAATCACAAATAACATTTATAGCAGGACGCTATGAAGGATTTGATGAAAGAGTTGTAGAACTTGTTGATGATGAAATATCGATTGGAGATTATGTTTTGACTGGTGGTGAACTTCCTGCAATGGTAATGGCGGATTCAATAATTAGACTAGTTCCAGGTGTAATTAGACAAGAATCACACCAATTTGATTCATTTCAGGATGCAGGATTATTAGATTACCCCCAATACACCCGCCCTCGAGAATATAAAGGTATGAAAGTGCCAGAAGTTTTATTAAATGGCAATCATGCAGATATTGAAAAATGGAAAAAAGATGAGCAATATAAAAAAACATTAAAAAATAGACCCGACATAATTGAAAGGATCAATAATGAGAAATAG
- a CDS encoding HAD-IIB family hydrolase, producing MKNLVKKAKIYFLDLDGTFIDKVNGYETISEKNILTAKKVNLSKPVIFSTGRGNTEYTMNIAQQVCSEYVVCLNGALVVDKNNKEVYRKEMPKDIVLNVIEEFKKHNMCIYINGIKNMYHSGNFEGVLVKEWSKENPKFNYNDIDNNGPFSKLLVFGLSIEKTKELHNYLSKKYPELAFYLVSNGYTIEVGPSDANKGIANKFVCELLNIDPKDAMHIGDSANDMPTKYHLGYFVCMGSSQEHVKAIAHCVGPDYSNSGLSTVLEELEELK from the coding sequence ATGAAAAATTTAGTTAAAAAAGCTAAGATATATTTTTTAGATTTAGATGGAACATTTATTGATAAAGTGAATGGTTACGAAACAATTAGCGAAAAAAATATATTAACTGCTAAAAAAGTAAATTTATCTAAACCTGTTATTTTTTCAACTGGTAGAGGTAATACAGAATATACAATGAATATAGCGCAACAAGTTTGCAGTGAGTATGTTGTGTGTTTAAATGGGGCTCTCGTTGTTGATAAAAATAATAAAGAAGTTTATCGTAAAGAGATGCCTAAAGATATTGTTTTAAATGTTATTGAAGAATTCAAGAAGCATAATATGTGTATATATATTAATGGCATAAAAAACATGTACCATAGCGGCAATTTTGAAGGTGTTCTAGTTAAAGAATGGTCAAAAGAAAATCCTAAATTTAATTACAATGATATTGATAATAATGGTCCATTTTCAAAATTGCTTGTTTTTGGTTTAAGTATTGAAAAAACAAAAGAATTACACAATTATTTATCTAAAAAATATCCTGAACTAGCTTTTTATTTGGTATCGAATGGTTATACAATCGAAGTTGGTCCAAGCGATGCTAACAAAGGAATTGCCAATAAATTTGTTTGCGAATTATTAAATATTGACCCAAAAGATGCGATGCATATTGGTGATTCAGCAAACGATATGCCAACAAAATATCATTTAGGTTATTTTGTTTGCATGGGAAGTTCACAAGAACATGTAAAAGCAATTGCTCATTGCGTTGGTCCTGACTATTCAAATTCCGGGTTATCAACTGTTCTTGAAGAGTTAGAAGAGCTTAAATAG
- the hinT gene encoding histidine triad protein HinT, whose amino-acid sequence MDNVFLDIISGKLEANFIYKDDVCVAFYDKFPVSKGHFLVVPIERQRNITLESDETAAHLINVARKLAKQEVLDKGGQGFKILINTNAPEQSVFHTHVHVIPY is encoded by the coding sequence ATGGATAATGTTTTTTTAGATATTATAAGTGGCAAATTAGAAGCAAACTTCATATATAAAGACGATGTTTGTGTCGCTTTTTATGACAAATTCCCTGTTAGCAAAGGTCATTTTCTAGTAGTTCCGATTGAAAGACAAAGAAATATTACCCTTGAGAGCGATGAAACTGCGGCGCACTTGATTAATGTTGCGCGTAAATTAGCTAAACAAGAAGTTTTAGATAAAGGCGGCCAAGGCTTCAAAATTTTAATTAATACAAATGCGCCTGAACAGTCAGTTTTTCACACACACGTTCACGTTATTCCATATTAA
- a CDS encoding MIP family Ig-specific serine endopeptidase produces MKSNKKLLFSSILLTSFLPFSIVSCVQKGKNNDEVKKQELSIKIDAKISKLNTLDKQTSEPKYSEVNAQIKVELVKYNNKSLKDLTVKELTRIFSDLTVFIATVNQKIKTINDLTKPELGEPSSPEKGNDNGSQKPPKEGDGNLQTPPTDKPELPVWPPTFPKIDNSSKHTYPEYASKFKKVDSNVLYNEIFDRTFALKFATKQANGGFISNDKGTGWLLDYYKYKSNPNKYKLFIATNLHVIANFSNSLSDELNKKLNYEDPVKDKVVAVALGKAKNKPTEFSALPNNTADQEANKNQWIAKYYTNSTELVNYDKMEGVTDTVQSSAISKPKIVFAAYDFMKKESMQKYQADLQKSAEQWHEYLKNSGEIDEDYKKPMFDAYFKGDKHIGVMVDFAVFEVDVDLTSAPEELKQWVNNAIKGLDSYIDRLEKTEILPNQNKEISKYMLTTDYVSAAKNEKNENNLYNIQNIFIGGYPFGHKHGMWVINNPIERNSENLTSYHRSPVNAKTFALPADNHESKLEFGNNLGIYGNTWRKLMGQWYGYHHNINFSSLYYGASGSLVYNEFGQMIGIYDSVRANVNSGDLLQTGGFAPFIQSSDISGVTGDTLYAYNLIDGTDKTKFAHQSNSFRENLRIIYPNGFENGEKTTKLFDKGF; encoded by the coding sequence ATGAAATCAAACAAAAAACTATTATTTTCATCAATTTTATTGACATCATTTTTGCCTTTTTCAATTGTATCTTGTGTTCAAAAAGGCAAAAATAATGATGAAGTCAAAAAGCAAGAACTTTCAATTAAAATTGACGCAAAAATCAGTAAATTAAATACACTTGATAAACAAACTAGCGAACCAAAATATTCAGAAGTAAATGCACAAATCAAGGTTGAATTAGTAAAATACAATAACAAATCATTAAAAGACCTAACCGTTAAAGAATTAACTCGCATTTTTAGTGATTTAACTGTTTTTATTGCAACTGTAAATCAAAAAATTAAAACTATTAATGATTTAACAAAACCAGAATTAGGAGAACCAAGCAGCCCAGAAAAAGGTAATGACAATGGTTCACAAAAGCCTCCTAAAGAAGGAGATGGTAATCTCCAAACCCCTCCAACTGACAAGCCTGAATTGCCTGTTTGGCCACCTACTTTTCCTAAAATTGATAATAGTTCAAAGCACACCTACCCAGAATATGCAAGTAAATTTAAAAAAGTAGACTCAAATGTTTTATACAATGAAATATTTGATAGGACTTTTGCTTTGAAATTTGCCACCAAACAAGCAAATGGCGGCTTTATTTCAAATGATAAAGGTACTGGTTGATTACTAGACTATTACAAATACAAAAGTAATCCCAATAAATACAAATTATTTATTGCAACAAACTTACATGTTATAGCCAATTTTAGTAATTCTCTTTCTGATGAATTAAACAAGAAATTAAATTATGAAGACCCTGTTAAAGATAAAGTTGTTGCAGTAGCTTTAGGTAAAGCAAAAAACAAACCAACAGAATTTTCGGCTTTGCCAAATAACACCGCTGATCAAGAAGCGAATAAAAACCAATGAATTGCCAAATACTACACAAATTCGACTGAATTGGTAAATTATGATAAGATGGAAGGTGTTACTGACACAGTGCAATCAAGCGCCATTTCTAAGCCAAAAATTGTATTTGCTGCATATGATTTTATGAAAAAAGAATCAATGCAAAAATATCAAGCAGACTTACAAAAAAGTGCAGAACAATGACATGAATACTTAAAAAACAGTGGCGAGATTGATGAAGATTATAAAAAACCAATGTTTGATGCATATTTTAAAGGTGACAAACATATTGGAGTAATGGTTGATTTTGCAGTATTTGAAGTTGATGTAGATTTAACTTCCGCTCCCGAAGAATTAAAACAATGAGTTAATAATGCAATAAAAGGTCTTGACAGTTACATTGATAGATTGGAAAAAACAGAAATTTTACCTAATCAAAATAAAGAAATTTCCAAATACATGCTTACAACAGATTATGTTTCTGCCGCTAAAAATGAAAAAAATGAGAATAATTTGTACAATATTCAAAACATTTTTATCGGCGGATATCCATTTGGTCATAAACATGGAATGTGAGTTATTAATAACCCAATTGAAAGAAATTCAGAAAATTTAACTTCATATCATCGTAGTCCTGTTAATGCAAAAACTTTTGCATTACCTGCAGATAATCATGAAAGTAAATTAGAATTCGGCAACAATTTAGGAATATACGGTAATACTTGAAGAAAATTAATGGGACAATGATATGGATATCATCATAATATTAATTTTTCTTCACTATATTATGGCGCTTCAGGTTCTTTAGTTTACAATGAATTTGGTCAAATGATTGGTATTTATGACTCAGTAAGAGCAAATGTTAATTCTGGTGACCTATTGCAAACTGGTGGTTTTGCGCCATTTATTCAATCAAGCGATATTAGTGGAGTTACTGGTGATACACTATATGCTTATAATTTAATTGATGGCACTGATAAAACAAAATTTGCACACCAATCTAATTCATTTAGAGAAAATTTACGAATAATTTATCCAAATGGATTTGAAAATGGCGAAAAAACAACTAAATTGTTTGACAAAGGCTTTTAG
- a CDS encoding HinT-interacting membrane complex protein P80, whose protein sequence is MAKRKETFFERLTRKNAQQEENQNPKSKKSRNWKFWTISSLLTLALAAGISAPLIAQSLNKNYEQPLPDNTPVFSYKTPGSNSNNEVKFYIKDLKSNKLADDANDPKKVLDNVFRHALFYLYNKEVEASKEYQRLWNSSRKEDDKQRNDIALKTIKELKEKHRGSLLDVKNLLIKTYGFDKWEQAFNEMLVKSFNGAKNIDEAVDFKVYESIKNDALRRFSLNTSFNINDIDRTATSDIFKLDKNGNLTNEILYKKGDKVFKFFQKDKNYFEMDQIKEKMTFMTNSFVTEDSYKSAEGFIDHYLSKHNPFLISQFTLPGIAPSKKVDGEELKWNFDKNAVKKLMFYWPAQGENNFKVIPAFDKIKENFKAYDELVAKAKENSSSTINQEIAEYSSVLAQLSLDEQEIKTNWGSTGLTSIDDLLVGGGDKTLKAFSQLSDLYTNDVKEVDLFGKLKEIRENIIKNFDSISQISDDSLKNKSQQEAQTEIGKFNKALQKLFDDASDVKKEGIYTEKFNELIVKPLVELFEKEGQIQTVYKLKGSEDILIILTSKGISLINVKAIDKIKAYENKSKPEILKEMIKSDFLLSNKYKNSISGKKYNALQLINQSLTQQQYVLEKMLNEQEFLKYLKEQKNIYAFDENKKPIENAKYNDKDIEKFKQYNKNILIAEDVQRNFNLTKSVDNWMKDRAQGKYDSNFVYKDEKVFFPNSTKNKDKDASALVFEKLNELRKGNK, encoded by the coding sequence ATGGCTAAAAGAAAAGAAACTTTTTTTGAGCGTTTAACTAGAAAAAATGCTCAACAAGAAGAAAATCAAAATCCCAAATCAAAGAAATCAAGAAATTGAAAATTTTGAACAATAAGTTCGCTTTTAACATTGGCTTTAGCAGCTGGTATTTCTGCGCCTTTAATAGCTCAAAGTTTGAATAAAAATTATGAACAACCACTTCCGGACAACACACCGGTATTTAGCTACAAAACACCTGGTTCAAACTCAAATAATGAAGTTAAATTCTACATTAAAGACCTTAAAAGCAACAAATTAGCAGATGATGCAAATGACCCCAAAAAAGTTCTAGACAATGTTTTTCGTCATGCATTATTCTATCTTTACAATAAAGAAGTTGAAGCTTCAAAAGAATATCAAAGACTATGAAACTCTTCAAGAAAAGAAGATGATAAACAACGTAATGATATTGCTTTAAAAACCATTAAGGAATTAAAAGAAAAACACCGTGGTTCTTTATTAGATGTTAAAAACTTGTTAATTAAAACATATGGTTTTGATAAATGAGAACAAGCTTTCAACGAAATGCTTGTTAAATCGTTTAATGGTGCAAAAAACATTGATGAAGCTGTAGATTTTAAGGTTTATGAATCAATAAAAAATGATGCATTACGTCGTTTTTCTTTAAACACATCATTTAACATTAATGATATTGATAGAACTGCAACAAGTGATATTTTCAAACTTGATAAAAATGGCAATTTAACCAATGAAATTTTGTACAAAAAAGGCGATAAAGTATTTAAATTTTTCCAAAAGGATAAAAACTACTTTGAAATGGATCAAATAAAAGAAAAAATGACTTTTATGACCAATAGTTTTGTTACAGAAGATTCATATAAGAGTGCTGAAGGATTTATAGATCACTACTTAAGCAAACATAACCCATTTTTAATTAGTCAATTCACTCTACCCGGAATTGCTCCAAGCAAAAAAGTTGATGGCGAAGAACTAAAATGAAACTTTGATAAAAACGCAGTTAAAAAACTAATGTTTTATTGACCTGCTCAAGGTGAAAATAATTTTAAAGTCATTCCTGCTTTTGACAAAATTAAAGAAAACTTCAAAGCATACGATGAACTTGTTGCAAAAGCTAAAGAAAATAGTTCATCAACAATAAATCAAGAAATTGCGGAATATAGTTCTGTTTTAGCCCAGCTTTCTCTTGATGAACAAGAAATCAAAACAAATTGAGGTTCAACCGGTCTTACTTCAATTGATGATTTATTGGTTGGCGGCGGTGATAAAACACTTAAAGCCTTTTCTCAATTATCTGATTTGTATACAAATGATGTTAAAGAGGTTGATTTATTTGGCAAACTAAAAGAAATTAGAGAAAACATTATCAAAAATTTTGATAGTATTTCGCAAATTTCAGATGATTCACTTAAAAACAAAAGTCAACAAGAAGCTCAAACTGAAATTGGAAAATTCAATAAAGCACTTCAAAAACTATTTGATGACGCTAGCGATGTTAAAAAAGAGGGAATTTACACTGAAAAATTTAATGAACTTATTGTAAAACCGCTAGTTGAATTATTTGAAAAAGAAGGCCAAATTCAAACAGTTTATAAATTAAAAGGCAGTGAAGATATTCTAATTATCCTAACCTCAAAAGGTATTAGTCTAATTAATGTCAAAGCAATTGACAAAATTAAAGCATATGAAAATAAGTCCAAACCTGAAATATTAAAAGAAATGATTAAGTCTGACTTTTTATTGAGCAACAAATATAAAAACTCAATATCGGGTAAAAAATACAATGCACTTCAATTAATTAATCAATCATTGACACAACAACAATATGTTTTAGAAAAAATGTTAAATGAACAAGAATTTTTAAAATATCTAAAAGAGCAAAAAAATATTTATGCTTTTGATGAAAACAAAAAACCAATTGAAAATGCAAAATATAATGATAAAGATATTGAAAAATTCAAACAATATAACAAAAATATTCTTATCGCAGAAGATGTTCAAAGAAACTTCAATTTAACCAAATCAGTTGATAATTGAATGAAAGATAGAGCTCAAGGCAAATATGACAGCAACTTTGTTTATAAAGATGAAAAAGTATTTTTCCCAAATTCAACAAAAAATAAAGATAAAGATGCTAGCGCTTTAGTTTTCGAAAAATTAAATGAATTAAGAAAGGGAAACAAATAA
- a CDS encoding MAGa3780 family membrane protein produces the protein MNFKRDNITFTSSLFIISTTLFSIFSVVIFYDPTFMDIYEELPTVFALFKGFGFTMFFTTISNIFLGITMMLLVIKKESKVIKRLFFNAACLMAITSFVFWSLIIFWSAAWYNYPVAFMNVILHFINPIIGLLILYLFRKEVKIKVLDLFIPIFWFVVYYFIAILIYVATYGIFKNDTGVVIYSFLNFRKPLFYSGDNSMVIFVLNFVILLGNIYIPLLLTIILIKSYKIKLFKKTT, from the coding sequence ATGAATTTTAAAAGAGATAATATCACTTTTACATCATCATTATTCATAATTTCGACTACATTATTCTCAATTTTTTCTGTAGTTATTTTTTATGATCCGACTTTTATGGATATTTATGAAGAATTGCCAACAGTGTTTGCTTTATTCAAGGGATTTGGCTTTACAATGTTTTTCACAACAATAAGTAATATTTTTCTTGGTATTACAATGATGTTGTTAGTTATTAAGAAAGAATCAAAAGTTATTAAAAGATTATTTTTTAACGCGGCTTGTTTAATGGCTATTACTTCGTTTGTTTTCTGAAGTTTGATTATTTTTTGGTCTGCAGCTTGATACAACTATCCGGTCGCTTTTATGAATGTTATCCTGCATTTTATTAATCCAATAATTGGTCTTTTAATTCTTTATTTATTTAGAAAAGAAGTAAAAATTAAAGTATTAGACTTGTTTATCCCAATATTTTGATTTGTAGTTTATTATTTCATTGCAATTTTAATCTATGTTGCAACATACGGTATTTTTAAAAATGATACAGGCGTTGTAATCTATAGTTTCTTAAATTTCCGTAAACCTTTATTTTACAGTGGTGATAATAGCATGGTTATTTTTGTGTTAAATTTTGTTATTTTATTAGGCAATATTTATATTCCACTATTACTGACTATAATATTGATTAAGTCTTATAAAATTAAATTGTTTAAAAAAACTACATAG
- a CDS encoding leucine-rich repeat protein, translated as MKKFNKSLLISSTPLLFAPLIATSCNLSETINGNKYVQLRSNTLIELNIPDHVTEIEPTALFLRSKLEKVTSKNIAILPKDLFRSGKDNIGANSSLKEVSFKAVKAIENETFKGLINLEKVDMPLVTEIGDSAFENTPKLSSLFVSPITKLGKNAFKGAKSLIQFPALTNQITELAEGVFSETALTEFSNENIIAIGNAAFKNSKIEKIIAPKVAKIGKEALMSQSLKEIKFSENAQFDPLAFGSNSTKAPQALFDKDGLLTINHTLFLINKDKATSLIKTETRKVKEKDSEKEKEVTFTTFTLPSEITTINVEAFNQHRNKFNKLIAKGVKISDQKQLDEFKKKLNSLGITEIELAQ; from the coding sequence ATGAAAAAGTTTAATAAATCACTACTTATAAGCTCTACACCATTATTATTTGCTCCGCTTATTGCTACATCATGTAATCTATCTGAAACAATTAATGGTAATAAATACGTACAACTAAGATCAAATACTTTAATTGAACTTAATATTCCTGACCATGTTACGGAAATTGAACCTACAGCACTATTTTTAAGAAGCAAACTAGAAAAAGTTACTTCTAAAAATATTGCAATTCTACCTAAAGACTTATTTCGCTCAGGTAAAGACAACATTGGCGCTAACTCTTCTTTAAAAGAAGTTTCATTCAAGGCAGTTAAAGCTATTGAAAACGAAACTTTTAAAGGTTTAATTAACCTAGAAAAAGTTGATATGCCTCTAGTAACTGAAATTGGCGATAGTGCCTTCGAAAATACACCTAAACTTTCTTCTCTTTTTGTTTCTCCTATTACTAAACTTGGTAAAAATGCCTTTAAAGGCGCAAAATCACTTATTCAATTCCCCGCTCTAACAAATCAAATTACCGAGCTTGCTGAAGGTGTATTCTCAGAAACTGCCCTAACTGAGTTTTCAAATGAAAATATAATCGCTATTGGCAATGCAGCATTTAAAAACTCAAAAATCGAAAAAATTATTGCCCCTAAAGTTGCAAAAATTGGCAAAGAAGCACTAATGAGCCAAAGCCTAAAAGAAATAAAATTCTCTGAAAATGCTCAATTCGACCCTCTTGCTTTTGGTTCTAATTCCACAAAAGCCCCTCAAGCCCTTTTCGATAAAGATGGTCTTTTAACAATCAACCATACTCTATTTCTTATTAACAAAGATAAAGCAACTTCTTTAATCAAAACTGAAACCCGTAAAGTTAAAGAAAAAGATTCTGAAAAAGAAAAAGAAGTTACTTTTACAACCTTTACTCTACCTAGTGAAATTACTACTATTAACGTTGAAGCCTTTAATCAACATAGAAATAAATTCAACAAACTAATTGCTAAGGGCGTTAAAATTAGCGACCAAAAACAATTAGATGAATTTAAGAAAAAATTAAACTCATTAGGTATTACTGAAATTGAATTAGCTCAATAA
- a CDS encoding HinT-interacting membrane complex lipoprotein P60, with the protein MKKINLAILSSSLVAIPFVSASCAKNVKTVEKIKQDNLIKADAAEQLKAKFTRATLLSLYKIKFNDSNNLDETYINEFKKEESNLFKDSEKAFKLYAKNKLDKDKYYFAQKVVDWTSSRILNNQEIETLKTIQPHSEITTDHFKVLWLNEKTGIRAEIEKMLFVNKYFAINTKEELKKIDKNFKYTKDIKYELKNYLLAKYAVDKKYAQIWMKDAETKVDNDSFFTRGFPTIKDTDTFNEFWKDSSQSKDQLKADIEFISGNDDDKKLYGYKGFKSATTSYSLKWDYESLKNKKAKKDLYGYFDVNNNRLVNTEIEKGFVINPYKISTGEKTTPTVVYLNQIAPIAASQEVELPNSEDSKSTKSKVTLLSFDNTMYKDKLDILAFLFFLNDQTLYETAIKSFADLGYKIKINKTSIALREAAKSLVFVELV; encoded by the coding sequence ATGAAAAAAATAAATTTAGCCATATTATCTAGTTCATTAGTTGCAATTCCTTTTGTTTCTGCTTCTTGTGCAAAAAATGTTAAAACTGTTGAAAAAATTAAACAAGATAATTTAATTAAAGCCGATGCTGCTGAACAATTAAAAGCAAAATTTACAAGAGCAACTCTATTATCTTTATACAAAATTAAATTCAATGATTCAAATAATCTTGATGAAACATATATAAATGAATTTAAAAAAGAAGAATCCAACTTATTTAAAGATAGTGAAAAAGCATTCAAACTTTATGCAAAAAATAAATTAGATAAAGATAAATATTATTTTGCGCAAAAAGTTGTTGATTGAACATCAAGCAGAATTTTAAATAATCAAGAAATCGAAACTCTAAAAACTATTCAACCTCATTCAGAAATAACAACAGATCATTTTAAAGTGCTTTGATTGAATGAAAAAACTGGTATTAGAGCTGAAATTGAAAAAATGTTATTTGTAAATAAATATTTTGCAATTAACACAAAAGAAGAGCTAAAGAAAATTGACAAAAACTTTAAATATACAAAAGATATTAAATATGAGTTAAAAAATTACTTACTTGCTAAATACGCAGTTGATAAAAAATATGCTCAAATTTGAATGAAAGATGCTGAAACTAAAGTTGATAATGACTCATTTTTCACCCGTGGTTTTCCAACTATAAAAGATACAGACACATTTAATGAATTTTGAAAAGATTCAAGTCAGTCTAAAGACCAATTAAAAGCTGACATTGAGTTTATTTCAGGCAATGATGATGATAAAAAACTATACGGTTACAAAGGTTTTAAATCAGCAACAACATCGTATTCATTAAAATGAGATTATGAATCTCTTAAAAATAAAAAAGCTAAAAAAGACTTGTATGGATACTTTGATGTAAACAATAATAGATTAGTAAACACAGAAATTGAAAAAGGATTCGTTATTAATCCATACAAAATTTCAACAGGTGAAAAAACAACTCCTACGGTAGTTTATTTAAATCAAATTGCGCCAATTGCTGCATCTCAAGAAGTTGAACTTCCAAATTCAGAAGACTCAAAATCAACAAAATCAAAAGTTACATTATTATCTTTCGATAACACAATGTACAAAGATAAATTGGATATTTTAGCCTTTTTATTCTTCTTAAATGACCAAACTCTTTACGAAACAGCAATTAAGAGTTTTGCTGATTTAGGATACAAAATTAAGATTAATAAAACAAGTATTGCTTTAAGAGAAGCCGCTAAAAGCTTGGTATTTGTGGAGTTGGTATAA